In Gammaproteobacteria bacterium, a single window of DNA contains:
- a CDS encoding threonylcarbamoyl-AMP synthase, whose amino-acid sequence MSQFFQIHPLNPQPRLVSLVVEQLRRGAVIVYPTDSAYALGCHIGDKAALDRIRAIRRLDVRHNFTLMCRDLSELSTYAQVDNASYRLLRTHTPGPYTFILRATPEVPRRLMHPKRKTIGMRVPDNAIALALLEALDEPIMSVTLSLPGEELPLNDPEDIRERLEHLVDVIVDGGSCGLEPTTVIDLAGEAPEIIRRGKGDAAVFE is encoded by the coding sequence TTGAGCCAGTTTTTCCAGATCCATCCCCTCAATCCCCAGCCGCGGCTGGTGAGCCTGGTCGTGGAGCAGTTGCGGCGCGGGGCGGTGATCGTCTATCCCACGGATTCCGCCTACGCGCTGGGTTGTCATATTGGCGACAAGGCCGCGCTCGATCGCATCCGCGCGATCCGGCGTCTCGATGTGCGGCACAATTTTACCCTGATGTGCCGCGACCTGTCCGAACTCTCCACCTATGCGCAGGTCGACAACGCCAGCTACCGCCTGCTGCGCACCCATACTCCGGGTCCTTATACCTTCATCCTGCGCGCGACCCCGGAGGTTCCGCGACGGCTGATGCATCCCAAGCGCAAGACCATCGGCATGCGGGTGCCGGACAATGCCATTGCGCTGGCGCTGCTCGAGGCGCTCGATGAGCCGATCATGAGCGTCACGTTGTCACTGCCGGGCGAGGAGTTGCCGTTGAATGACCCGGAGGATATCCGCGAGCGGCTCGAGCACCTGGTCGATGTGATCGTCGACGGAGGCAGTTGCGGGCTCGAACCCACGACGGTGATCGACCTGGCGGGCGAAGCGCCCGAGATCATCCGCCGCGGCAAGGGTGATGCGGCGGTCTTCGAGTGA
- a CDS encoding segregation/condensation protein A: protein MVLPRDLYIPPEALEVFLETFEGPLDLLLYLIRRQNLDILEINVARITEQYMQYVELMDAVHFELAAEYLVMSAMLAEIKSRMLLPRQESGLDEELDPRASLIRRLQEYEQFKQAAEDIDSLPRLERDVFAANAEPPEIRRSRVHPQVDLRELLLAFSDVVRRATLHGSHHIQFEKLSTRERMAQVLARLQTPHFVPFVALFTVEEGRMGVVVTFLAIMELIKESLVEMVQSEPFGPIHVRPRGQDAIEVDN, encoded by the coding sequence ATGGTGCTGCCGCGCGATCTGTATATCCCGCCCGAGGCACTGGAGGTCTTTCTCGAGACCTTCGAAGGCCCTCTCGACCTGCTGCTGTACCTGATAAGGCGCCAGAATCTCGATATTCTCGAGATCAACGTGGCCCGGATCACCGAACAGTACATGCAGTACGTCGAGCTGATGGATGCAGTGCACTTCGAGCTGGCGGCGGAATACCTGGTGATGTCGGCGATGCTCGCCGAGATCAAGTCGCGCATGCTGCTGCCGCGCCAGGAAAGCGGGCTGGATGAGGAACTCGATCCACGCGCGAGCCTGATCCGGCGCCTGCAGGAGTATGAACAATTCAAGCAGGCGGCCGAGGACATCGATTCGCTGCCGCGCCTCGAACGCGACGTGTTTGCGGCCAATGCGGAGCCACCGGAAATTCGCCGCAGCCGCGTCCATCCGCAGGTCGATCTGCGCGAATTGCTGCTGGCCTTCAGCGATGTGGTACGTCGTGCCACACTGCACGGCAGTCATCATATCCAGTTCGAGAAGTTGTCGACGCGCGAGCGCATGGCACAGGTTCTGGCGCGCCTGCAGACACCGCACTTCGTGCCCTTTGTCGCGCTGTTCACGGTGGAGGAGGGACGCATGGGCGTGGTCGTCACCTTCCTCGCGATCATGGAGCTGATCAAGGAGTCGCTGGTAGAAATGGTGCAGTCGGAACCGTTTGGACCCATTCACGTAAGGCCGCGAGGGCAGGATGCAATTGAAGTCGATAATTGA
- the scpB gene encoding SMC-Scp complex subunit ScpB: MQLKSIIEGALLAAGRALTLAEIADLFDAPSRPGDEELGTALEELRADCAGRALELREVASGYRLQVRQQFAPWIARLWDEKPARYSRALLETLSLIAYRQPITRGDIEEIRGVAVNPNIIRTLQEREWVRVVGQRDVPGRPELFATTRQFLDHFGLSGLDQLPTLAEIKDFEQVSPVLELAIDVQSAPAEDVLAGSDGACEADATAIARFDVEPDADMDTAEQEFGAGTGDEPEPSAAPEADADPDHSGATDAFRDERS; this comes from the coding sequence ATGCAATTGAAGTCGATAATTGAAGGTGCGCTGCTGGCGGCGGGGCGGGCACTCACGCTGGCGGAAATCGCGGACCTGTTCGATGCCCCGAGCCGCCCGGGCGACGAGGAGCTGGGTACGGCGCTGGAGGAATTGCGGGCCGATTGCGCCGGGCGCGCGCTGGAACTGCGCGAGGTCGCAAGCGGCTACCGGCTGCAGGTGCGCCAGCAATTTGCGCCGTGGATAGCCAGGCTGTGGGATGAAAAGCCCGCGCGTTACTCCCGCGCCCTGCTCGAGACGCTGTCGCTCATTGCTTATCGCCAGCCGATCACGCGTGGCGATATCGAGGAGATCCGCGGCGTGGCGGTCAACCCGAACATCATCCGCACGCTGCAGGAGCGCGAGTGGGTGCGGGTAGTCGGGCAGCGTGATGTGCCGGGGCGCCCGGAACTGTTTGCGACGACGCGCCAGTTTCTCGATCATTTCGGGCTGAGCGGGCTCGACCAGTTGCCGACGCTGGCCGAGATCAAGGACTTCGAGCAGGTGAGCCCGGTGCTGGAGCTGGCGATCGATGTGCAAAGCGCCCCCGCGGAGGATGTCCTCGCCGGGTCGGACGGGGCCTGCGAGGCGGACGCAACCGCAATCGCTCGATTCGATGTCGAGCCGGACGCGGATATGGATACCGCAGAGCAGGAATTCGGTGCCGGGACGGGGGACGAACCGGAACCCTCAGCGGCCCCCGAAGCGGACGCTGATCCGGATCACTCCGGGGCAACCGATGCGTTCCGGGACGAGCGATCGTGA
- a CDS encoding rRNA pseudouridine synthase produces the protein MVTDPVRLQKALADAGLGSRREIERWIEAGRIQLNGRVATLGQKVGPDDSVLVDGRAVRVARAAASAPRVLAYNKPEGEICSRRDPEGRPTVFGALPRIRDARWVIVGRLDFNTSGLLLATDSGELAARLMHPGRQIEREYLVRVLGEVDAALLARLREGVALDDGMASFDEVREQPGGSGSNRWFSVVLREGRNREVRRLWESQGCKVSRLKRVRFGGVVLGPRERRGTWRELTEAEVALLGASVGLQQAAEAGEPQQRREQRARRAPVTRVATTRSASARAATTRRKR, from the coding sequence ATCGTGACCGATCCGGTGCGTCTGCAGAAAGCCCTTGCGGACGCCGGGCTGGGTTCGCGACGCGAGATCGAGCGCTGGATAGAGGCGGGGCGTATCCAGCTGAACGGGCGCGTGGCCACGTTGGGGCAGAAGGTCGGACCCGATGACAGCGTGCTGGTCGATGGCCGGGCGGTGCGCGTGGCCCGGGCCGCGGCGAGCGCGCCCCGGGTGCTCGCCTACAACAAGCCGGAAGGGGAAATCTGCAGTCGTCGCGATCCGGAGGGGCGGCCAACCGTGTTCGGCGCTTTGCCACGGATACGCGATGCGCGCTGGGTGATCGTGGGCCGACTCGATTTCAACACCAGCGGCCTGCTGCTGGCAACGGACTCCGGTGAACTGGCCGCGCGATTGATGCATCCGGGCCGGCAAATCGAGCGCGAGTACCTGGTGCGGGTGCTCGGCGAGGTGGATGCGGCGCTGCTGGCGCGGTTGCGCGAGGGCGTGGCCCTGGACGATGGCATGGCCTCGTTCGACGAGGTACGTGAACAGCCGGGAGGCTCGGGCAGCAATCGCTGGTTCTCGGTGGTGTTGCGCGAGGGCCGTAACCGCGAGGTGCGGCGGCTTTGGGAATCGCAGGGCTGCAAGGTCAGCCGCCTCAAGCGGGTACGCTTCGGGGGCGTGGTGCTCGGGCCGCGGGAGCGCCGCGGCACCTGGCGCGAATTGACCGAGGCAGAGGTTGCGCTGCTGGGTGCCAGCGTGGGTTTGCAGCAGGCAGCGGAAGCGGGCGAGCCGCAACAGCGTCGCGAGCAACGCGCCAGGCGCGCACCGGTTACCCGCGTGGCAACCACGCGGTCGGCAAGCGCGCGTGCCGCGACCACCCGGCGCAAGCGCTGA
- a CDS encoding GGDEF domain-containing protein: MRCAITGSSCWHARIRSPASAIAWRSTHHSPPNWPAHRFGHPFALLVVDIDHFKRINDCFGHSAGDQVLRTVAAQITDCLRPYDQAFRFGGEEFVVMLSQTAQVKGMEIAERIRQRIATHRKPDGGSAPTITVSIGCGEFRHDETIGELFDRADRALYAAKNQGRNRVVAAS, translated from the coding sequence ATGCGCTGTGCCATCACCGGCTCAAGCTGCTGGCACGCAAGGATTCGCTCACCGGCCTCGGCAATCGCATGGCGCTCGACGCATCACTCGCCACCGAACTGGCCCGCGCATCGCTTCGGACATCCGTTCGCGTTACTGGTGGTCGACATCGATCACTTCAAGCGCATCAACGACTGCTTTGGACACAGCGCGGGCGATCAGGTGCTGCGCACCGTGGCGGCGCAGATCACCGATTGTCTGCGTCCCTACGATCAGGCGTTTCGCTTTGGTGGCGAGGAATTCGTGGTGATGCTGAGCCAGACGGCCCAGGTCAAGGGCATGGAAATCGCGGAGCGTATCCGCCAGCGTATCGCGACGCATCGCAAGCCAGACGGCGGATCGGCACCAACGATCACGGTGAGTATCGGCTGCGGCGAATTCCGTCACGATGAAACCATCGGCGAGCTGTTCGATCGCGCGGACCGTGCGCTTTATGCCGCCAAGAACCAGGGCCGCAACCGGGTCGTCGCCGCCAGCTGA
- a CDS encoding YciK family oxidoreductase: protein MTTEAHRYQAPPALLDGRNILVTGAGDGIGRAAAECFATHGATVVLLGRTQAKLESCYDAIVASGAPQPVIQVLDLARATESDFAALAGQLGAELGCLHGLLHNAALLGPRTPLEQYPLEQWREVMKVNVEAAFVLTRALLPALMAAPEASVLFSSSGVGRRGRAYWGAYAVSKFAVEGLSQVLADELQNTTRIRVNCINPGATNTTMRRTAYPAEPPQRNPSPAAIMPSYLYLMGPASAGVSGRSLDAQPG from the coding sequence ATGACAACCGAAGCACATCGATATCAAGCACCACCGGCACTGCTCGACGGCCGCAATATCCTGGTAACGGGCGCCGGCGACGGTATCGGACGCGCCGCGGCTGAATGCTTCGCGACCCATGGCGCGACCGTGGTGCTGCTGGGACGCACCCAGGCAAAGCTCGAAAGTTGCTACGACGCGATCGTCGCCAGCGGAGCGCCGCAGCCCGTCATCCAGGTGCTCGACCTGGCGCGCGCCACCGAGAGCGATTTTGCCGCGCTCGCCGGGCAACTGGGCGCGGAACTCGGTTGTCTGCATGGGCTGCTGCACAACGCGGCGCTGCTCGGGCCGCGCACCCCGCTCGAGCAGTATCCCCTCGAGCAGTGGCGCGAGGTGATGAAGGTCAACGTGGAAGCGGCATTCGTGCTCACCCGCGCCCTGCTGCCCGCGCTGATGGCCGCACCCGAGGCATCCGTGCTGTTCTCGAGCTCCGGCGTCGGGCGGCGCGGTCGCGCCTACTGGGGTGCCTACGCAGTGTCGAAGTTTGCGGTCGAAGGACTTTCCCAGGTGCTTGCGGACGAATTGCAGAACACCACGCGGATCCGCGTCAACTGCATCAATCCGGGCGCCACCAACACCACCATGCGGCGCACCGCCTATCCGGCCGAACCGCCGCAACGCAACCCGTCGCCCGCGGCGATCATGCCCAGCTATCTATACCTGATGGGGCCGGCAAGCGCGGGGGTTTCTGGCCGCTCGCTGGATGCCCAGCCCGGATAA
- a CDS encoding HAD-IA family hydrolase gives MSKRARLRSVLFDLDGTLLDTAPDFATVINLLLAENDREPMAYDLVRRTVSNGARALVRQAFGIAEDHPRFEALRLRLLELYDGHLLVDTVPFPGIVELLGELGLRGISWGVVTNKPSYLAAPLMERVALRPAPGVLVCPDHVTRTKPDPEPLLLACSRLGCAVEESVYVGDHRRDIEAGRQAGMATIAATYGYLDQGELASDWNADFYADTVAGIQDVLARHFYGH, from the coding sequence ATGAGCAAGCGCGCGCGCCTGCGCAGCGTGCTGTTCGATCTCGACGGCACATTGCTCGATACGGCACCCGATTTCGCAACCGTGATCAACCTGCTGCTGGCCGAGAACGACCGCGAGCCCATGGCTTACGATCTGGTGCGACGCACGGTTTCGAACGGGGCCCGGGCCCTGGTCCGGCAGGCTTTTGGCATCGCCGAGGATCATCCCCGCTTCGAAGCTCTCAGGCTGCGTTTGCTGGAGCTCTACGATGGCCACCTGCTGGTGGATACCGTGCCGTTTCCGGGCATCGTCGAGCTGCTCGGAGAACTTGGGCTGCGTGGAATTTCCTGGGGCGTGGTAACCAACAAGCCGAGTTATCTGGCGGCCCCGCTGATGGAACGCGTGGCGCTGCGGCCTGCGCCCGGCGTGCTGGTCTGCCCTGATCACGTCACGCGCACCAAGCCCGACCCGGAGCCCTTGCTGCTCGCCTGCAGCAGGCTGGGCTGCGCGGTCGAGGAGTCGGTTTATGTGGGCGATCATCGCCGCGACATCGAGGCCGGGCGCCAGGCCGGCATGGCAACCATAGCCGCGACCTATGGCTACCTCGACCAGGGCGAACTCGCCAGCGACTGGAACGCCGATTTCTACGCCGATACCGTGGCCGGAATACAAGACGTTCTCGCGCGACATTTCTACGGGCATTGA
- the ubiG gene encoding bifunctional 2-polyprenyl-6-hydroxyphenol methylase/3-demethylubiquinol 3-O-methyltransferase UbiG, producing the protein MNADTRANIDAAEIAKFEALASRWWDPSGEFRPLHQMNPLRANYIDRRSAVAGKRVLDVGCGGGILSEGLAQRGATVTGIDMGEAPLAVARLHLLESGLDIDYRLSTAEDLANEAAGSYDIVTCLEVLEHVPDPASLVDACAQLVRPGGDVYFATINRNPKSYLFAIVGAEHLLGLLPKGTHDYARFIRPSELAGWARRAGLDTQDISGMLYNPLTQAFSLGSDVDVNYLVHARRPG; encoded by the coding sequence ATGAATGCCGATACCCGAGCCAATATCGATGCCGCGGAGATCGCCAAGTTCGAGGCGCTTGCAAGCCGCTGGTGGGACCCATCCGGCGAGTTCCGTCCCCTGCACCAGATGAATCCCCTGCGGGCCAACTACATCGACCGGCGTTCGGCGGTGGCCGGCAAACGGGTGCTCGATGTGGGCTGCGGCGGTGGCATCCTGAGCGAGGGCCTGGCGCAGCGCGGCGCAACCGTGACCGGCATCGACATGGGCGAGGCACCACTGGCGGTGGCGCGCCTGCACCTGCTCGAATCGGGCCTCGATATCGATTACCGGCTGTCCACCGCCGAGGATCTGGCGAACGAAGCGGCCGGGAGCTACGACATCGTCACCTGCCTGGAAGTGCTGGAGCACGTGCCGGACCCTGCCTCGCTGGTCGATGCCTGCGCGCAACTCGTGCGGCCCGGTGGAGACGTGTACTTCGCAACCATCAATCGCAATCCCAAGAGCTACCTGTTCGCAATCGTGGGGGCAGAGCACCTGCTCGGCCTGCTGCCCAAGGGAACCCACGATTACGCGCGCTTTATCCGCCCCTCCGAGCTGGCAGGCTGGGCCCGGCGCGCCGGGCTCGATACCCAGGACATCTCGGGTATGCTGTATAACCCGCTCACCCAGGCGTTCAGCCTCGGCAGCGATGTGGATGTGAATTATCTCGTGCATGCGCGCCGCCCCGGATGA
- a CDS encoding TRZ/ATZ family hydrolase has translation MDLEPVEQIVHAGWVLPVEPSDVVLERHCVVIDKGRIAAILPSASVAGRYRAAREWQLPDHLLMPGLVNTHGHAAMTLLRGLADDHTLMDWLQNHVWPAEARWVGEDFVRTGTRLAIAEMLRGGTTCFSDMYYFPDVVAATVLESGCRAQIAFPILDLPSAWAANADEYIGKGLQVRDRFKGNPRLGFAFGPHAPYTTGDATLARVSTLSAELDAPVQMHLHESADEVRDSIAQHGLRPLARLDRLGLLSPRLQAVHMTQVAVEDLEQLARNRVQIVHCPSSNLKLAAGFCPVRSLLGAGINVALGTDGAASNNALDMFAETRLAALLAKGSSGDPTALSAHAAIRMATLSGAQALGIAERIGSLVPGKDADLIAVNMQRIDCNPLYDMHSALVYAANRSAVSHAWVEGRLLLEEGRPCELDTDRLLAQMRVWHDRIANA, from the coding sequence ATGGATCTGGAACCGGTCGAACAGATCGTCCACGCGGGCTGGGTCCTGCCGGTTGAGCCCTCCGATGTGGTGCTCGAGCGGCATTGCGTGGTGATCGACAAGGGTCGCATCGCGGCGATCCTGCCGAGCGCCTCGGTGGCGGGGCGCTATCGGGCGGCACGCGAGTGGCAATTGCCGGATCATCTGCTGATGCCGGGGCTGGTCAACACCCACGGGCACGCGGCGATGACGCTGTTGCGCGGGCTCGCGGACGATCACACCCTTATGGACTGGCTGCAAAACCATGTCTGGCCGGCGGAGGCGCGCTGGGTCGGGGAGGACTTCGTCCGTACCGGCACGCGCCTGGCCATCGCGGAGATGCTGCGCGGGGGCACCACCTGTTTCAGCGACATGTACTACTTCCCCGATGTGGTCGCCGCGACAGTGCTCGAGAGCGGATGCAGGGCGCAGATCGCTTTCCCGATTCTCGATCTTCCCAGCGCCTGGGCCGCCAACGCCGATGAATACATCGGCAAGGGGCTGCAGGTGCGTGATCGCTTCAAGGGCAACCCGCGGCTCGGTTTTGCCTTCGGGCCACATGCCCCCTACACCACCGGCGACGCCACGCTGGCGCGCGTGTCGACGCTTTCCGCCGAACTCGACGCCCCGGTGCAGATGCACCTGCACGAGAGCGCCGACGAAGTGCGCGACTCGATCGCGCAGCATGGCTTGCGCCCGCTTGCCCGGCTGGACCGCCTGGGCCTGCTGTCGCCGCGCCTGCAGGCGGTGCACATGACCCAGGTTGCCGTCGAGGACCTCGAGCAGCTGGCGCGCAACCGCGTGCAGATCGTGCATTGCCCGAGTTCCAATCTGAAGCTCGCAGCCGGTTTCTGCCCGGTGCGCAGCCTGCTCGGTGCCGGAATCAACGTCGCGCTCGGCACCGACGGTGCTGCCAGCAACAACGCGCTCGACATGTTCGCGGAAACACGCCTTGCCGCATTGCTGGCCAAGGGCAGCAGCGGCGATCCGACCGCATTGTCGGCGCACGCCGCGATCCGCATGGCGACCCTGAGCGGCGCGCAAGCACTCGGCATCGCCGAGCGCATCGGCAGCCTGGTGCCGGGCAAGGACGCCGACCTGATCGCCGTGAACATGCAGCGCATCGACTGCAACCCGCTCTACGATATGCATTCAGCGCTCGTCTACGCCGCAAACCGCAGCGCGGTAAGCCACGCGTGGGTGGAGGGGCGCCTGTTGCTGGAAGAGGGCCGTCCTTGCGAACTCGACACCGACCGGCTGCTTGCGCAGATGCGTGTGTGGCACGATCGCATCGCCAATGCCTGA
- the gyrA gene encoding DNA gyrase subunit A, whose amino-acid sequence MGESAKEIVAVSIEDELRQSYLDYAMSVIVGRALPDVRDGLKPVHRRVLFAMSELGNDWNKAYKKSARVVGDVIGKYHPHGDSAVYDTIVRMAQSFSMRYVLVDGQGNFGSVDGDSAAAMRYTEIRMRKIAHDLLADLDKETVDFVPNYDGTEMIPAVMPTRIPNLLVNGSAGIAVGMATNIPPHNLTEVIRGCLALIDDPDIDIDALIEIIPGPDFPTGGIINGRLGIVEAYRTGRGRIYVRARAEVIVDDSSGRETIIISEIPYQLNKARLIEKIAELVKQKRIEGISELRDESDKDGLRVVIELRRGESGEVVLNNLYAQTQLESVFGINVVALVDGQPRTLNLKEMLEAFLRHRREVVTRRTVYLLRKARERGHLLEGLAIALANIEAVIELIRSSPSSVEARERLIARSWEPGSVLVMLAKAGSDACRPEDLAPEYGLREGVYRLSPEQAQAILDLRLHRLTGLEHEKLLEEYQQKLAQIADYLDILGDPGRLMRVIREELEVVSAEHGDARMTEIVSSRLDLSAEDLIPVEERVVTVSFGGYAKSQPLETYQLQRRGGMGRSGAPVRDEDSIEHLLIASTHDTILCFSDRGRVYWLKVYEIPVASRIAKGRPLVNLLPLVDGERITSLLPVTSYSADRWVFMATSDGTVKKTPLDAFSRPRGAGLIAIGLGEGDHLVGTAITDGDSDVMLFSSGGKAVRFKESAVRAMGRSARGVRGIRLREGQRVVSLIVPDSTSAHVLSVTEKGYGKRTATGDFPLRGRGGQGVIAMRTGARNGNLAVAIGVAPTDEVMLISDQGTLLRTRVEQISLLGRNTQGVRIMNIREGEKLARLASISESEQVARDDEGDDEVAAGDEAE is encoded by the coding sequence ATGGGCGAATCAGCAAAAGAGATCGTAGCGGTCAGCATCGAAGACGAGTTGCGTCAGTCCTATCTCGATTATGCGATGAGCGTGATCGTCGGACGGGCGCTTCCGGACGTGCGCGACGGCCTCAAGCCAGTGCATCGCCGGGTGCTGTTCGCGATGAGCGAACTGGGCAACGACTGGAACAAGGCCTACAAGAAATCCGCGCGCGTGGTCGGCGATGTGATCGGCAAGTACCACCCTCACGGTGACTCGGCGGTCTACGACACCATCGTGCGCATGGCGCAGTCGTTCTCGATGCGCTACGTGCTGGTCGACGGGCAGGGCAACTTTGGCTCCGTCGACGGTGACTCGGCCGCCGCGATGCGCTACACCGAGATCCGCATGCGCAAGATCGCCCACGATCTGCTGGCGGATCTGGACAAGGAAACCGTCGATTTCGTGCCCAATTACGATGGCACCGAGATGATCCCCGCGGTGATGCCAACGCGCATCCCCAACCTGCTGGTGAACGGTTCGGCCGGCATCGCGGTCGGCATGGCGACCAATATCCCGCCGCACAACCTGACCGAAGTCATCCGCGGCTGCCTGGCGCTGATCGATGATCCGGATATCGATATCGACGCCCTGATCGAGATCATACCGGGCCCCGACTTCCCGACCGGCGGGATCATCAACGGCCGCCTCGGGATCGTCGAGGCCTATCGCACCGGGCGCGGACGCATCTATGTGCGGGCACGGGCCGAAGTCATCGTCGACGACAGCAGCGGCCGCGAAACCATCATCATTTCGGAGATTCCCTACCAGCTCAACAAGGCGCGCCTGATCGAGAAGATCGCGGAGCTGGTCAAGCAGAAGCGTATCGAAGGCATCAGCGAGCTGCGCGATGAATCCGACAAGGACGGCCTGCGCGTGGTCATCGAGCTGCGTCGTGGCGAGTCCGGCGAGGTGGTGCTGAACAACCTCTACGCGCAAACGCAGCTCGAGAGCGTGTTCGGTATCAACGTCGTGGCGCTGGTCGATGGTCAGCCGCGCACCCTCAACCTGAAGGAAATGCTGGAAGCGTTCCTGCGTCACCGGCGGGAAGTCGTCACCCGGCGTACCGTCTATCTGCTGCGCAAGGCGCGTGAGCGCGGGCATCTGCTGGAAGGACTGGCGATTGCGCTGGCCAATATCGAAGCGGTGATCGAACTGATCCGCAGTTCGCCGAGTTCGGTGGAAGCGCGCGAGCGGCTCATCGCGCGGTCGTGGGAGCCGGGCTCGGTGCTGGTCATGCTGGCCAAGGCCGGTTCCGATGCCTGTCGCCCGGAGGATCTCGCGCCCGAATACGGCTTGCGTGAAGGCGTCTATCGCCTGTCACCCGAGCAGGCGCAGGCAATTCTCGATCTGCGTCTGCATCGCCTGACCGGCCTCGAGCATGAAAAGCTGCTCGAGGAATACCAGCAGAAACTCGCCCAGATCGCGGATTACCTGGATATCCTCGGCGATCCGGGGCGGCTGATGCGGGTGATCCGCGAAGAGCTCGAAGTCGTGTCCGCGGAGCATGGTGACGCGCGCATGACCGAGATCGTTTCGAGCCGCCTCGATCTCAGCGCCGAGGACCTGATTCCGGTGGAAGAACGCGTGGTCACGGTGTCTTTCGGCGGCTACGCGAAATCCCAGCCGCTCGAGACCTACCAGTTGCAGCGCCGCGGCGGTATGGGGCGCTCCGGTGCACCGGTGCGCGACGAGGACTCCATCGAGCACCTGCTGATCGCGAGCACCCACGATACGATCCTGTGTTTTTCGGATCGCGGCCGGGTTTACTGGCTCAAGGTCTACGAGATTCCGGTGGCCTCGCGTATCGCCAAGGGCCGTCCGCTGGTGAACCTGCTGCCGCTGGTGGACGGCGAACGCATCACCTCCTTGCTGCCGGTAACCAGCTACAGTGCGGATCGCTGGGTATTCATGGCGACATCGGATGGTACCGTGAAGAAGACGCCGCTCGATGCGTTTTCGCGCCCGCGCGGTGCCGGCCTGATCGCGATCGGTCTCGGCGAGGGCGATCACCTGGTCGGTACCGCGATCACCGATGGCGACAGCGATGTGATGTTGTTCAGCAGCGGCGGCAAGGCCGTGCGCTTCAAGGAATCCGCGGTGCGCGCGATGGGACGCAGCGCCCGAGGCGTCAGGGGGATCCGTCTTCGCGAGGGGCAACGGGTGGTTTCCCTGATCGTGCCCGATTCGACCTCCGCCCATGTGCTGTCCGTAACCGAGAAAGGCTACGGCAAACGCACCGCGACCGGGGACTTCCCGTTGCGCGGACGCGGCGGACAGGGTGTGATCGCGATGCGCACCGGCGCGCGCAATGGCAATCTGGCGGTTGCCATTGGTGTCGCGCCCACGGACGAGGTGATGCTGATCAGCGACCAGGGAACCCTGTTGCGCACGCGCGTCGAGCAGATTTCATTGCTCGGCCGCAACACCCAGGGTGTACGGATCATGAATATCCGCGAAGGCGAGAAGCTGGCGCGCCTGGCGAGCATTTCGGAGTCCGAGCAGGTTGCCCGTGACGACGAGGGTGATGATGAGGTGGCAGCGGGCGATGAAGCCGAGTGA